In the genome of Mytilus edulis chromosome 3, xbMytEdul2.2, whole genome shotgun sequence, one region contains:
- the LOC139518182 gene encoding LOW QUALITY PROTEIN: uncharacterized protein (The sequence of the model RefSeq protein was modified relative to this genomic sequence to represent the inferred CDS: substituted 2 bases at 2 genomic stop codons) translates to MNLVSEVVTCLSHMNFVSGVVTCPSQIINLVSVVVTCLSXIRNLFSXVVTCLSQIMNHIIVTCLSQIRNLVSRVVTCLSQIRNLNS, encoded by the exons ATGAACCTTGTCAGCGAAGTTGTAACATGTCTGTCCCATATGAACTTTGTCAGTGGAGTTGTTACATGTCCTTCCCAAATCATAAACCTTGTCAGCGTTGTTGTTACATGtctgtcctaaatcaggaaccTTTTCAGCTAAGTTGTAACATGTCTGTCTCAAATCATGAACCATATCA TTGTAACATGTCTATCTCAAATCAGGAACCTTGTCAGCAGAGTTGTAACATGTCTGTCTCAAATCAGGAACCTTAACAGCTAA